In Acanthochromis polyacanthus isolate Apoly-LR-REF ecotype Palm Island chromosome 18, KAUST_Apoly_ChrSc, whole genome shotgun sequence, the following proteins share a genomic window:
- the nup54 gene encoding nucleoporin p54 isoform X3 encodes MAFSFGGATSNTAAAGTSGFSFGSFGANKTTASAAFGFAPAATTTTASSGFGTLTAPGFGATTTTAAAPATGFSFGSTNTGFGGLGAGSTTAGAFGGFGTTTTTAAAPGSTFSFAAPSNTTGSLFGNTQNKGFGFSSALGTGATAGTSGFGTGLGTTGLGGFGGFNIQPTQQQQGGLFGQQAQQQGQAQPTQLYQQVTALSAPTLLGDERDSILAKWNQLQAYWGTGKGYYSNNNPPVDFTQENPFCRFKAVGYSCVPVSKDEDGLVVLVLNKKEADVRAQQQQLVESLHKVLGSNQTLTVNVDGVKALPSDQTEVIIYVVERSPNGTSKRIPATTLFSYLEQGNVKVQLTQIGVAMSVTRTELSPTQLKQLLQNAPAGVDPIIWEQAKVDNPDPEKLIPVPMVGFKELLRRLQIQEQMTKQHQTRVDIISSDISELQKNQATTVAKIAQYKRKLMDLSHRVLQVLIKQEIQRKSGYAIQVDEEHLRVQLDTIQSELNAPTQFKGRLNELMSQIRMQNHFGAVRSEERYSVDADLLREIKQHLKQQQDGLSHLISVIKDDLEDIKLIEHGLSDSGHLRGGILS; translated from the exons ATGGCGTTCAGTTTTGGCGGTGCCACGAGCAACACAGCGGCAG CAGGCACTTCTGGGTTCTCATTTGGTTCATTTggtgccaacaaaaccacagcgTCAGCAGCGTTTGGCTTCGCCCCCGCAGCCACTACGACCACCGCCTCGTCTGGATTCGGCA CTCTTACAGCTCCTGGTTTTGGGGCAACCACCACCACTGCTGCTGCACCAGCCACAGGATTTAGTTTTGGCTCCACCAATACTG GATTTGGGGGGCTAGGAGCTGGAAGCACCACGGCTG gCGCTTTCGGTGGCTTTGGGACGACGACAACAACTGCTGCTGCACCGGGGTCGACTTTTAGCTTTGCTGCCCCCTCCAACACCACAG GAAGCCTTTTTGGTAACACGCAGAACAAAGGGTTTGGATTCTCGTCTGCGCTCGGCACAGGGGCCACCGCCGGGACATCAGGATTTGGAACTGGATTAGGAACAACTGGCCTGGGTGGGTTTGGAGGTTTTAACATCCAGCCGACTCAGCAGCAGCAAG GAGGCTTGTTTGGCCAACAGGCCCAGCAGCAGGGTCAGGCTCAACCTACTCAGCTCTACCAGCAGGTCACCGCTCTGTCAGCTCCCACTTTGTTAGGCGACGAGCGAGACTCCATCCTCGCCAAATGGAACCAGCTGCAGGCGTACTGGGGCACCGGGAAGGGCtactacagcaacaacaacccaCCTGTGGACTTCACCCAGGAGAACCCGTTCTGCAGGTTTAAG GCGGTGGGCTATAGCTGCGTCCCAGTGAGTAAGGATGAGGATGGTTTAGTGGTGTTGGTACTCAATAAGAAGGAGGCTGATGTGAGAGCCCAGCAACAGCAACTGGTTGAGTCGCTGCACAAAGTCTTGGGAAGTAACCAGACACTCACTGTGAACGTAGACGGTGTCAAAGCCCTGCCCAGTGACCA GACGGAGGTGATTATTTACGTGGTGGAACGTTCTCCTAATGGAACCTCCAAGCGCATCCCTGCTACGACACTCTTCAGCTACCTGGAGCAGGGCAACGTTAAGGTCCAGCTCACACAGATCGGAGTGGCCATGTCAGTCACACGCACAGAGCTGTCCCCGACGCAGCTCAAACAGCTGCTGCAAAATGCTCCAGCAG GAGTGGATCCCATCATTTGGGAGCAGGCTAAGGTGGACAACCCTGACCCAGAGAA GTTAATCCCAGTGCCTATGGTGGGTTTTAAAGAGCTACTCCGCAGGCTGCAGATCCAGGAGCAGATGACTAAACAGCACCAGACCAGAGTGGAT ATTATCTCCAGTGACATCAGTGAACTGCAGAAGAACCAGGCGACTACAGTGGCTAAGATTGCCCAGTACAAGAGGAAGTTGATGGATCTCTCTCACAGGGTGCTGCAG GTGCTGATCAAACAGGAGATTCAGAGGAAAAGTGGTTACGCAATCCAAGTGGATGAGGAGCATCTCAGGGTGCAGCTGGACACCATTCAGTCTGAACTCAATGCCCCCACACAGTTCAAG GGCCGGTTGAACGAATTAATGTCCCAAATCCGGATGCAGAACCACTTTGGAGCCGTGAGATCAGAAGAACGCTACAGTGTCGATGCAGACCTTCTCAGAGAAATCAAACAA CActtgaaacagcagcaggatggtttaAGTCATTTGATCAGCGTCATCAAGGATGACTTGGAAGACATCAAACTTATAGAGCACGGGCTGAGCGACAGCGGACACTTGAGAGGAGGCATCCTGAGCTGA
- the nup54 gene encoding nucleoporin p54 isoform X2, which produces MAFSFGGATSNTAAGTSGFSFGSFGANKTTASAAFGFAPAATTTTASSGFGTLTAPGFGATTTTAAAPATGFSFGSTNTGFGGLGAGSTTAGGFSFGGFGLNANPAAVSFNVGCFGTATTTGTVFNFGNSLASTGAFGGFGTTTTTAAAPGSTFSFAAPSNTTGSLFGNTQNKGFGFSSALGTGATAGTSGFGTGLGTTGLGGFGGFNIQPTQQQQGGLFGQQAQQQGQAQPTQLYQQVTALSAPTLLGDERDSILAKWNQLQAYWGTGKGYYSNNNPPVDFTQENPFCRFKAVGYSCVPVSKDEDGLVVLVLNKKEADVRAQQQQLVESLHKVLGSNQTLTVNVDGVKALPSDQTEVIIYVVERSPNGTSKRIPATTLFSYLEQGNVKVQLTQIGVAMSVTRTELSPTQLKQLLQNAPAGVDPIIWEQAKVDNPDPEKLIPVPMVGFKELLRRLQIQEQMTKQHQTRVDIISSDISELQKNQATTVAKIAQYKRKLMDLSHRVLQVLIKQEIQRKSGYAIQVDEEHLRVQLDTIQSELNAPTQFKGRLNELMSQIRMQNHFGAVRSEERYSVDADLLREIKQHLKQQQDGLSHLISVIKDDLEDIKLIEHGLSDSGHLRGGILS; this is translated from the exons ATGGCGTTCAGTTTTGGCGGTGCCACGAGCAACACAGCGGCAG GCACTTCTGGGTTCTCATTTGGTTCATTTggtgccaacaaaaccacagcgTCAGCAGCGTTTGGCTTCGCCCCCGCAGCCACTACGACCACCGCCTCGTCTGGATTCGGCA CTCTTACAGCTCCTGGTTTTGGGGCAACCACCACCACTGCTGCTGCACCAGCCACAGGATTTAGTTTTGGCTCCACCAATACTG GATTTGGGGGGCTAGGAGCTGGAAGCACCACGGCTGGTGGGTTTAGTTTTGGGGGGTTTGGTTTAAATGCCAACCCAGCAGCAGTCAGCTTTAATGTGGGGTGCTTTGGTACAGCAACCACCACTGGCACTGTTTTCAATTTTGGTAATAGCCTGGCTAGCACAG gCGCTTTCGGTGGCTTTGGGACGACGACAACAACTGCTGCTGCACCGGGGTCGACTTTTAGCTTTGCTGCCCCCTCCAACACCACAG GAAGCCTTTTTGGTAACACGCAGAACAAAGGGTTTGGATTCTCGTCTGCGCTCGGCACAGGGGCCACCGCCGGGACATCAGGATTTGGAACTGGATTAGGAACAACTGGCCTGGGTGGGTTTGGAGGTTTTAACATCCAGCCGACTCAGCAGCAGCAAG GAGGCTTGTTTGGCCAACAGGCCCAGCAGCAGGGTCAGGCTCAACCTACTCAGCTCTACCAGCAGGTCACCGCTCTGTCAGCTCCCACTTTGTTAGGCGACGAGCGAGACTCCATCCTCGCCAAATGGAACCAGCTGCAGGCGTACTGGGGCACCGGGAAGGGCtactacagcaacaacaacccaCCTGTGGACTTCACCCAGGAGAACCCGTTCTGCAGGTTTAAG GCGGTGGGCTATAGCTGCGTCCCAGTGAGTAAGGATGAGGATGGTTTAGTGGTGTTGGTACTCAATAAGAAGGAGGCTGATGTGAGAGCCCAGCAACAGCAACTGGTTGAGTCGCTGCACAAAGTCTTGGGAAGTAACCAGACACTCACTGTGAACGTAGACGGTGTCAAAGCCCTGCCCAGTGACCA GACGGAGGTGATTATTTACGTGGTGGAACGTTCTCCTAATGGAACCTCCAAGCGCATCCCTGCTACGACACTCTTCAGCTACCTGGAGCAGGGCAACGTTAAGGTCCAGCTCACACAGATCGGAGTGGCCATGTCAGTCACACGCACAGAGCTGTCCCCGACGCAGCTCAAACAGCTGCTGCAAAATGCTCCAGCAG GAGTGGATCCCATCATTTGGGAGCAGGCTAAGGTGGACAACCCTGACCCAGAGAA GTTAATCCCAGTGCCTATGGTGGGTTTTAAAGAGCTACTCCGCAGGCTGCAGATCCAGGAGCAGATGACTAAACAGCACCAGACCAGAGTGGAT ATTATCTCCAGTGACATCAGTGAACTGCAGAAGAACCAGGCGACTACAGTGGCTAAGATTGCCCAGTACAAGAGGAAGTTGATGGATCTCTCTCACAGGGTGCTGCAG GTGCTGATCAAACAGGAGATTCAGAGGAAAAGTGGTTACGCAATCCAAGTGGATGAGGAGCATCTCAGGGTGCAGCTGGACACCATTCAGTCTGAACTCAATGCCCCCACACAGTTCAAG GGCCGGTTGAACGAATTAATGTCCCAAATCCGGATGCAGAACCACTTTGGAGCCGTGAGATCAGAAGAACGCTACAGTGTCGATGCAGACCTTCTCAGAGAAATCAAACAA CActtgaaacagcagcaggatggtttaAGTCATTTGATCAGCGTCATCAAGGATGACTTGGAAGACATCAAACTTATAGAGCACGGGCTGAGCGACAGCGGACACTTGAGAGGAGGCATCCTGAGCTGA
- the nup54 gene encoding nucleoporin p54 isoform X5, which translates to MAFSFGGATSNTAAAGTSGFSFGSFGANKTTASAAFGFAPAATTTTASSGFGTLTAPGFGATTTTAAAPATGFSFGSTNTGAFGGFGTTTTTAAAPGSTFSFAAPSNTTGSLFGNTQNKGFGFSSALGTGATAGTSGFGTGLGTTGLGGFGGFNIQPTQQQQGGLFGQQAQQQGQAQPTQLYQQVTALSAPTLLGDERDSILAKWNQLQAYWGTGKGYYSNNNPPVDFTQENPFCRFKAVGYSCVPVSKDEDGLVVLVLNKKEADVRAQQQQLVESLHKVLGSNQTLTVNVDGVKALPSDQTEVIIYVVERSPNGTSKRIPATTLFSYLEQGNVKVQLTQIGVAMSVTRTELSPTQLKQLLQNAPAGVDPIIWEQAKVDNPDPEKLIPVPMVGFKELLRRLQIQEQMTKQHQTRVDIISSDISELQKNQATTVAKIAQYKRKLMDLSHRVLQVLIKQEIQRKSGYAIQVDEEHLRVQLDTIQSELNAPTQFKGRLNELMSQIRMQNHFGAVRSEERYSVDADLLREIKQHLKQQQDGLSHLISVIKDDLEDIKLIEHGLSDSGHLRGGILS; encoded by the exons ATGGCGTTCAGTTTTGGCGGTGCCACGAGCAACACAGCGGCAG CAGGCACTTCTGGGTTCTCATTTGGTTCATTTggtgccaacaaaaccacagcgTCAGCAGCGTTTGGCTTCGCCCCCGCAGCCACTACGACCACCGCCTCGTCTGGATTCGGCA CTCTTACAGCTCCTGGTTTTGGGGCAACCACCACCACTGCTGCTGCACCAGCCACAGGATTTAGTTTTGGCTCCACCAATACTG gCGCTTTCGGTGGCTTTGGGACGACGACAACAACTGCTGCTGCACCGGGGTCGACTTTTAGCTTTGCTGCCCCCTCCAACACCACAG GAAGCCTTTTTGGTAACACGCAGAACAAAGGGTTTGGATTCTCGTCTGCGCTCGGCACAGGGGCCACCGCCGGGACATCAGGATTTGGAACTGGATTAGGAACAACTGGCCTGGGTGGGTTTGGAGGTTTTAACATCCAGCCGACTCAGCAGCAGCAAG GAGGCTTGTTTGGCCAACAGGCCCAGCAGCAGGGTCAGGCTCAACCTACTCAGCTCTACCAGCAGGTCACCGCTCTGTCAGCTCCCACTTTGTTAGGCGACGAGCGAGACTCCATCCTCGCCAAATGGAACCAGCTGCAGGCGTACTGGGGCACCGGGAAGGGCtactacagcaacaacaacccaCCTGTGGACTTCACCCAGGAGAACCCGTTCTGCAGGTTTAAG GCGGTGGGCTATAGCTGCGTCCCAGTGAGTAAGGATGAGGATGGTTTAGTGGTGTTGGTACTCAATAAGAAGGAGGCTGATGTGAGAGCCCAGCAACAGCAACTGGTTGAGTCGCTGCACAAAGTCTTGGGAAGTAACCAGACACTCACTGTGAACGTAGACGGTGTCAAAGCCCTGCCCAGTGACCA GACGGAGGTGATTATTTACGTGGTGGAACGTTCTCCTAATGGAACCTCCAAGCGCATCCCTGCTACGACACTCTTCAGCTACCTGGAGCAGGGCAACGTTAAGGTCCAGCTCACACAGATCGGAGTGGCCATGTCAGTCACACGCACAGAGCTGTCCCCGACGCAGCTCAAACAGCTGCTGCAAAATGCTCCAGCAG GAGTGGATCCCATCATTTGGGAGCAGGCTAAGGTGGACAACCCTGACCCAGAGAA GTTAATCCCAGTGCCTATGGTGGGTTTTAAAGAGCTACTCCGCAGGCTGCAGATCCAGGAGCAGATGACTAAACAGCACCAGACCAGAGTGGAT ATTATCTCCAGTGACATCAGTGAACTGCAGAAGAACCAGGCGACTACAGTGGCTAAGATTGCCCAGTACAAGAGGAAGTTGATGGATCTCTCTCACAGGGTGCTGCAG GTGCTGATCAAACAGGAGATTCAGAGGAAAAGTGGTTACGCAATCCAAGTGGATGAGGAGCATCTCAGGGTGCAGCTGGACACCATTCAGTCTGAACTCAATGCCCCCACACAGTTCAAG GGCCGGTTGAACGAATTAATGTCCCAAATCCGGATGCAGAACCACTTTGGAGCCGTGAGATCAGAAGAACGCTACAGTGTCGATGCAGACCTTCTCAGAGAAATCAAACAA CActtgaaacagcagcaggatggtttaAGTCATTTGATCAGCGTCATCAAGGATGACTTGGAAGACATCAAACTTATAGAGCACGGGCTGAGCGACAGCGGACACTTGAGAGGAGGCATCCTGAGCTGA
- the nup54 gene encoding nucleoporin p54 isoform X4, with protein sequence MAFSFGGATSNTAAGTSGFSFGSFGANKTTASAAFGFAPAATTTTASSGFGTLTAPGFGATTTTAAAPATGFSFGSTNTGFGGLGAGSTTAGAFGGFGTTTTTAAAPGSTFSFAAPSNTTGSLFGNTQNKGFGFSSALGTGATAGTSGFGTGLGTTGLGGFGGFNIQPTQQQQGGLFGQQAQQQGQAQPTQLYQQVTALSAPTLLGDERDSILAKWNQLQAYWGTGKGYYSNNNPPVDFTQENPFCRFKAVGYSCVPVSKDEDGLVVLVLNKKEADVRAQQQQLVESLHKVLGSNQTLTVNVDGVKALPSDQTEVIIYVVERSPNGTSKRIPATTLFSYLEQGNVKVQLTQIGVAMSVTRTELSPTQLKQLLQNAPAGVDPIIWEQAKVDNPDPEKLIPVPMVGFKELLRRLQIQEQMTKQHQTRVDIISSDISELQKNQATTVAKIAQYKRKLMDLSHRVLQVLIKQEIQRKSGYAIQVDEEHLRVQLDTIQSELNAPTQFKGRLNELMSQIRMQNHFGAVRSEERYSVDADLLREIKQHLKQQQDGLSHLISVIKDDLEDIKLIEHGLSDSGHLRGGILS encoded by the exons ATGGCGTTCAGTTTTGGCGGTGCCACGAGCAACACAGCGGCAG GCACTTCTGGGTTCTCATTTGGTTCATTTggtgccaacaaaaccacagcgTCAGCAGCGTTTGGCTTCGCCCCCGCAGCCACTACGACCACCGCCTCGTCTGGATTCGGCA CTCTTACAGCTCCTGGTTTTGGGGCAACCACCACCACTGCTGCTGCACCAGCCACAGGATTTAGTTTTGGCTCCACCAATACTG GATTTGGGGGGCTAGGAGCTGGAAGCACCACGGCTG gCGCTTTCGGTGGCTTTGGGACGACGACAACAACTGCTGCTGCACCGGGGTCGACTTTTAGCTTTGCTGCCCCCTCCAACACCACAG GAAGCCTTTTTGGTAACACGCAGAACAAAGGGTTTGGATTCTCGTCTGCGCTCGGCACAGGGGCCACCGCCGGGACATCAGGATTTGGAACTGGATTAGGAACAACTGGCCTGGGTGGGTTTGGAGGTTTTAACATCCAGCCGACTCAGCAGCAGCAAG GAGGCTTGTTTGGCCAACAGGCCCAGCAGCAGGGTCAGGCTCAACCTACTCAGCTCTACCAGCAGGTCACCGCTCTGTCAGCTCCCACTTTGTTAGGCGACGAGCGAGACTCCATCCTCGCCAAATGGAACCAGCTGCAGGCGTACTGGGGCACCGGGAAGGGCtactacagcaacaacaacccaCCTGTGGACTTCACCCAGGAGAACCCGTTCTGCAGGTTTAAG GCGGTGGGCTATAGCTGCGTCCCAGTGAGTAAGGATGAGGATGGTTTAGTGGTGTTGGTACTCAATAAGAAGGAGGCTGATGTGAGAGCCCAGCAACAGCAACTGGTTGAGTCGCTGCACAAAGTCTTGGGAAGTAACCAGACACTCACTGTGAACGTAGACGGTGTCAAAGCCCTGCCCAGTGACCA GACGGAGGTGATTATTTACGTGGTGGAACGTTCTCCTAATGGAACCTCCAAGCGCATCCCTGCTACGACACTCTTCAGCTACCTGGAGCAGGGCAACGTTAAGGTCCAGCTCACACAGATCGGAGTGGCCATGTCAGTCACACGCACAGAGCTGTCCCCGACGCAGCTCAAACAGCTGCTGCAAAATGCTCCAGCAG GAGTGGATCCCATCATTTGGGAGCAGGCTAAGGTGGACAACCCTGACCCAGAGAA GTTAATCCCAGTGCCTATGGTGGGTTTTAAAGAGCTACTCCGCAGGCTGCAGATCCAGGAGCAGATGACTAAACAGCACCAGACCAGAGTGGAT ATTATCTCCAGTGACATCAGTGAACTGCAGAAGAACCAGGCGACTACAGTGGCTAAGATTGCCCAGTACAAGAGGAAGTTGATGGATCTCTCTCACAGGGTGCTGCAG GTGCTGATCAAACAGGAGATTCAGAGGAAAAGTGGTTACGCAATCCAAGTGGATGAGGAGCATCTCAGGGTGCAGCTGGACACCATTCAGTCTGAACTCAATGCCCCCACACAGTTCAAG GGCCGGTTGAACGAATTAATGTCCCAAATCCGGATGCAGAACCACTTTGGAGCCGTGAGATCAGAAGAACGCTACAGTGTCGATGCAGACCTTCTCAGAGAAATCAAACAA CActtgaaacagcagcaggatggtttaAGTCATTTGATCAGCGTCATCAAGGATGACTTGGAAGACATCAAACTTATAGAGCACGGGCTGAGCGACAGCGGACACTTGAGAGGAGGCATCCTGAGCTGA
- the nup54 gene encoding nucleoporin p54 isoform X6, whose product MAFSFGGATSNTAAGTSGFSFGSFGANKTTASAAFGFAPAATTTTASSGFGTLTAPGFGATTTTAAAPATGFSFGSTNTGAFGGFGTTTTTAAAPGSTFSFAAPSNTTGSLFGNTQNKGFGFSSALGTGATAGTSGFGTGLGTTGLGGFGGFNIQPTQQQQGGLFGQQAQQQGQAQPTQLYQQVTALSAPTLLGDERDSILAKWNQLQAYWGTGKGYYSNNNPPVDFTQENPFCRFKAVGYSCVPVSKDEDGLVVLVLNKKEADVRAQQQQLVESLHKVLGSNQTLTVNVDGVKALPSDQTEVIIYVVERSPNGTSKRIPATTLFSYLEQGNVKVQLTQIGVAMSVTRTELSPTQLKQLLQNAPAGVDPIIWEQAKVDNPDPEKLIPVPMVGFKELLRRLQIQEQMTKQHQTRVDIISSDISELQKNQATTVAKIAQYKRKLMDLSHRVLQVLIKQEIQRKSGYAIQVDEEHLRVQLDTIQSELNAPTQFKGRLNELMSQIRMQNHFGAVRSEERYSVDADLLREIKQHLKQQQDGLSHLISVIKDDLEDIKLIEHGLSDSGHLRGGILS is encoded by the exons ATGGCGTTCAGTTTTGGCGGTGCCACGAGCAACACAGCGGCAG GCACTTCTGGGTTCTCATTTGGTTCATTTggtgccaacaaaaccacagcgTCAGCAGCGTTTGGCTTCGCCCCCGCAGCCACTACGACCACCGCCTCGTCTGGATTCGGCA CTCTTACAGCTCCTGGTTTTGGGGCAACCACCACCACTGCTGCTGCACCAGCCACAGGATTTAGTTTTGGCTCCACCAATACTG gCGCTTTCGGTGGCTTTGGGACGACGACAACAACTGCTGCTGCACCGGGGTCGACTTTTAGCTTTGCTGCCCCCTCCAACACCACAG GAAGCCTTTTTGGTAACACGCAGAACAAAGGGTTTGGATTCTCGTCTGCGCTCGGCACAGGGGCCACCGCCGGGACATCAGGATTTGGAACTGGATTAGGAACAACTGGCCTGGGTGGGTTTGGAGGTTTTAACATCCAGCCGACTCAGCAGCAGCAAG GAGGCTTGTTTGGCCAACAGGCCCAGCAGCAGGGTCAGGCTCAACCTACTCAGCTCTACCAGCAGGTCACCGCTCTGTCAGCTCCCACTTTGTTAGGCGACGAGCGAGACTCCATCCTCGCCAAATGGAACCAGCTGCAGGCGTACTGGGGCACCGGGAAGGGCtactacagcaacaacaacccaCCTGTGGACTTCACCCAGGAGAACCCGTTCTGCAGGTTTAAG GCGGTGGGCTATAGCTGCGTCCCAGTGAGTAAGGATGAGGATGGTTTAGTGGTGTTGGTACTCAATAAGAAGGAGGCTGATGTGAGAGCCCAGCAACAGCAACTGGTTGAGTCGCTGCACAAAGTCTTGGGAAGTAACCAGACACTCACTGTGAACGTAGACGGTGTCAAAGCCCTGCCCAGTGACCA GACGGAGGTGATTATTTACGTGGTGGAACGTTCTCCTAATGGAACCTCCAAGCGCATCCCTGCTACGACACTCTTCAGCTACCTGGAGCAGGGCAACGTTAAGGTCCAGCTCACACAGATCGGAGTGGCCATGTCAGTCACACGCACAGAGCTGTCCCCGACGCAGCTCAAACAGCTGCTGCAAAATGCTCCAGCAG GAGTGGATCCCATCATTTGGGAGCAGGCTAAGGTGGACAACCCTGACCCAGAGAA GTTAATCCCAGTGCCTATGGTGGGTTTTAAAGAGCTACTCCGCAGGCTGCAGATCCAGGAGCAGATGACTAAACAGCACCAGACCAGAGTGGAT ATTATCTCCAGTGACATCAGTGAACTGCAGAAGAACCAGGCGACTACAGTGGCTAAGATTGCCCAGTACAAGAGGAAGTTGATGGATCTCTCTCACAGGGTGCTGCAG GTGCTGATCAAACAGGAGATTCAGAGGAAAAGTGGTTACGCAATCCAAGTGGATGAGGAGCATCTCAGGGTGCAGCTGGACACCATTCAGTCTGAACTCAATGCCCCCACACAGTTCAAG GGCCGGTTGAACGAATTAATGTCCCAAATCCGGATGCAGAACCACTTTGGAGCCGTGAGATCAGAAGAACGCTACAGTGTCGATGCAGACCTTCTCAGAGAAATCAAACAA CActtgaaacagcagcaggatggtttaAGTCATTTGATCAGCGTCATCAAGGATGACTTGGAAGACATCAAACTTATAGAGCACGGGCTGAGCGACAGCGGACACTTGAGAGGAGGCATCCTGAGCTGA
- the nup54 gene encoding nucleoporin p54 isoform X1: MAFSFGGATSNTAAAGTSGFSFGSFGANKTTASAAFGFAPAATTTTASSGFGTLTAPGFGATTTTAAAPATGFSFGSTNTGFGGLGAGSTTAGGFSFGGFGLNANPAAVSFNVGCFGTATTTGTVFNFGNSLASTGAFGGFGTTTTTAAAPGSTFSFAAPSNTTGSLFGNTQNKGFGFSSALGTGATAGTSGFGTGLGTTGLGGFGGFNIQPTQQQQGGLFGQQAQQQGQAQPTQLYQQVTALSAPTLLGDERDSILAKWNQLQAYWGTGKGYYSNNNPPVDFTQENPFCRFKAVGYSCVPVSKDEDGLVVLVLNKKEADVRAQQQQLVESLHKVLGSNQTLTVNVDGVKALPSDQTEVIIYVVERSPNGTSKRIPATTLFSYLEQGNVKVQLTQIGVAMSVTRTELSPTQLKQLLQNAPAGVDPIIWEQAKVDNPDPEKLIPVPMVGFKELLRRLQIQEQMTKQHQTRVDIISSDISELQKNQATTVAKIAQYKRKLMDLSHRVLQVLIKQEIQRKSGYAIQVDEEHLRVQLDTIQSELNAPTQFKGRLNELMSQIRMQNHFGAVRSEERYSVDADLLREIKQHLKQQQDGLSHLISVIKDDLEDIKLIEHGLSDSGHLRGGILS, encoded by the exons ATGGCGTTCAGTTTTGGCGGTGCCACGAGCAACACAGCGGCAG CAGGCACTTCTGGGTTCTCATTTGGTTCATTTggtgccaacaaaaccacagcgTCAGCAGCGTTTGGCTTCGCCCCCGCAGCCACTACGACCACCGCCTCGTCTGGATTCGGCA CTCTTACAGCTCCTGGTTTTGGGGCAACCACCACCACTGCTGCTGCACCAGCCACAGGATTTAGTTTTGGCTCCACCAATACTG GATTTGGGGGGCTAGGAGCTGGAAGCACCACGGCTGGTGGGTTTAGTTTTGGGGGGTTTGGTTTAAATGCCAACCCAGCAGCAGTCAGCTTTAATGTGGGGTGCTTTGGTACAGCAACCACCACTGGCACTGTTTTCAATTTTGGTAATAGCCTGGCTAGCACAG gCGCTTTCGGTGGCTTTGGGACGACGACAACAACTGCTGCTGCACCGGGGTCGACTTTTAGCTTTGCTGCCCCCTCCAACACCACAG GAAGCCTTTTTGGTAACACGCAGAACAAAGGGTTTGGATTCTCGTCTGCGCTCGGCACAGGGGCCACCGCCGGGACATCAGGATTTGGAACTGGATTAGGAACAACTGGCCTGGGTGGGTTTGGAGGTTTTAACATCCAGCCGACTCAGCAGCAGCAAG GAGGCTTGTTTGGCCAACAGGCCCAGCAGCAGGGTCAGGCTCAACCTACTCAGCTCTACCAGCAGGTCACCGCTCTGTCAGCTCCCACTTTGTTAGGCGACGAGCGAGACTCCATCCTCGCCAAATGGAACCAGCTGCAGGCGTACTGGGGCACCGGGAAGGGCtactacagcaacaacaacccaCCTGTGGACTTCACCCAGGAGAACCCGTTCTGCAGGTTTAAG GCGGTGGGCTATAGCTGCGTCCCAGTGAGTAAGGATGAGGATGGTTTAGTGGTGTTGGTACTCAATAAGAAGGAGGCTGATGTGAGAGCCCAGCAACAGCAACTGGTTGAGTCGCTGCACAAAGTCTTGGGAAGTAACCAGACACTCACTGTGAACGTAGACGGTGTCAAAGCCCTGCCCAGTGACCA GACGGAGGTGATTATTTACGTGGTGGAACGTTCTCCTAATGGAACCTCCAAGCGCATCCCTGCTACGACACTCTTCAGCTACCTGGAGCAGGGCAACGTTAAGGTCCAGCTCACACAGATCGGAGTGGCCATGTCAGTCACACGCACAGAGCTGTCCCCGACGCAGCTCAAACAGCTGCTGCAAAATGCTCCAGCAG GAGTGGATCCCATCATTTGGGAGCAGGCTAAGGTGGACAACCCTGACCCAGAGAA GTTAATCCCAGTGCCTATGGTGGGTTTTAAAGAGCTACTCCGCAGGCTGCAGATCCAGGAGCAGATGACTAAACAGCACCAGACCAGAGTGGAT ATTATCTCCAGTGACATCAGTGAACTGCAGAAGAACCAGGCGACTACAGTGGCTAAGATTGCCCAGTACAAGAGGAAGTTGATGGATCTCTCTCACAGGGTGCTGCAG GTGCTGATCAAACAGGAGATTCAGAGGAAAAGTGGTTACGCAATCCAAGTGGATGAGGAGCATCTCAGGGTGCAGCTGGACACCATTCAGTCTGAACTCAATGCCCCCACACAGTTCAAG GGCCGGTTGAACGAATTAATGTCCCAAATCCGGATGCAGAACCACTTTGGAGCCGTGAGATCAGAAGAACGCTACAGTGTCGATGCAGACCTTCTCAGAGAAATCAAACAA CActtgaaacagcagcaggatggtttaAGTCATTTGATCAGCGTCATCAAGGATGACTTGGAAGACATCAAACTTATAGAGCACGGGCTGAGCGACAGCGGACACTTGAGAGGAGGCATCCTGAGCTGA